The Toxorhynchites rutilus septentrionalis strain SRP chromosome 3, ASM2978413v1, whole genome shotgun sequence genome includes a region encoding these proteins:
- the LOC129775647 gene encoding LOW QUALITY PROTEIN: ornithine decarboxylase antizyme (The sequence of the model RefSeq protein was modified relative to this genomic sequence to represent the inferred CDS: deleted 1 base in 1 codon) yields the protein MLKINNIENEPSISSSSNRASKRTISSSSSSSSSSAGFDSYCVSLAVGPLWWSDVPTVRTDHDRASPLNEYNRKTSIDSTTTASSEDTDLDITESTVDYMNQHEAAVIQEVLNQPTPTQITLKLFVTAQKFSTWETIFNPMDNILYVNLPSTMSHEASKHSFISLLEFAEEKLECDGVVLCIRKDRLDRPNLVRTFSFVGFQPVSPKSALIAPHIEEHQKNEYLFMIYNIEE from the exons ATGCTGAAAATAAACAACATTGAAAA TGAACCAAGTATTAGTAGTAGTAGTAATCGTGCGTCCAAGCGTACGATTTCGTCGTCCTCGTCCTCCTCCTCCTCGTCGGCGGGCTTCGACTCCTACTGTGTTTCTTTGGCTGTAGGACCGCTGTGGTGGTCC GATGTCCCAACAGTCAGAACCGACCACGATAGGGCGTCTCCCTTGAATG AATACAATCGCAAGACATCTATTGACTCGACCACCACCGCTTCGTCTGAGGATACCGATCTTGATATTACCGAGTCGACCGTCGATTATATGAACCAACATGAGGCGGCCGTCATCCAGGAAGTACTGAACCAACCCACTCCGACCCAGATTACATTGAAGCTCTTCGTCACCGCGCAGAAATTCAGCACTTGGGAAACG ATCTTCAACCCAATGGACAACATTCTGTATGTGAATCTTCCTTCGACTATGTCGCATGAAGCGTCTAAGCACTCGTTCATTTCGCTGCTAGAATTCGCTGAAGAGAAACTCGAGTGTGACGGAGTCGTACTTTGCATTCGCAAGGATCGCCTGGATCGCCCCAATTTGGTGCGTACCTTCTCCTTCGTCGGATTTCAACCAGTCAGTCCCAAGTCCGCGTTGATTGCACCGCACATTGAAGAGCATCAGAAGAACGAGTATCTCTTCATGATCTACAACATCGAGGAGTAA
- the LOC129775646 gene encoding uncharacterized protein LOC129775646 translates to MAAVETKPPKQQKATARDEEKDEIIDENVAENLPGDSNKKKKPKKPKKSAAEKAESAALRDALAEKQASEKALREAEKTAKELEKLKIQQQPEAVDEEEDDDEGTTGDVNSDPSKKKKRKRTKKKGSASAAGASGKLVAPSIPISEQFKDGNFPEGEIMQYPDSTTAKDRFTSEEKRALDRMHLDIYNELRQAAEAHRQTRQYMQKWIKPGMTMIEICEELENTARRLIGEKGLEAGLAFPTGCSRNHCAAHYTPNAGDPTVLQYDDVTKIDFGTHIKGRIIDCAFTLSFNPKYDKLLEAVKDATNTGIREAGIDVRLCDIGAAIQEVMESYEIELDGKTYQVKSIRNLNGHSISPYRIHSGKTVPIVKGGETTRMEENEFYAIETFGSTGRGMVHDDMDCSHYMKNFDAPFVPLRLQSSKQLLGLINKNFGTLAFCKRWLDRAGATKYQMALKDLCDKGVVEAYPPLCDVKGCYTAQYEHTIMLRPSCKEIVSRGDDY, encoded by the exons ATGGCGGCTGTTGAAACGAAACccccgaaacagcaaaaagcaACTGCTCGCGACGAGGAGAAGGATGAAATCATCGACGAGAATGTTGCCGAAAACCTTCCGGGAGATTCGAACAAAAAGAAGAAACCCAAGAAGCCAAAAAAGAGTG CTGCGGAGAAAGCTGAATCCGCAGCGTTGAGAGATGCTCTCGCGGAAAAGCAGGCATCAGAGAAGGCTCTTCGGGAAGCGGAAAAGACCGCAAAGGAGTTGGAAAAACTTAAGATACAGCAACAACCTGAAGCTGTcgatgaagaagaagatgacGACGAGGGGACGACAGGAGACGTAAATTCGGATCCgtccaagaaaaagaaaaggaaacgcACCAAAAAGAAAGGCAGCGCAAGTGCTGCTGGTGCCAGCGGAAAGCTTGTTGCGCCTTCAATCCCAATCTCTGAGCAGTTTAAGGATGGTAACTTTCCCGAGGGTGAGATAATGCAATACCCAGACTCCACTACGGCCAAAGATCGTTTCACAAGCGAGGAGAAGCGCGCTCTGGATCGGATGCATTTGGATATCTACAATGAGTTACGTCAGGCGGCGGAAGCGCACCGTCAGACCCGACAGTATATGCAGAAGTGGATTAAACCGGGCATGACAATGATTGAGATTTGTGAAGAGCTGGAAAACACCGCCCGAAGGCTTATCGGCGAGAAGGGACTAGAAGCGGGTCTAGCTTTCCCTACCGGGTGTTCGAGAAATCATTGTGCGGCCCATTACACGCCAAATGCCGGAGATCCGACGGTGCTACAGTACGACGATGTgaccaaaattgattttggaaCTCATATTAAGGGGAGGATTATTGATTGCGCCTTTACACTTTCGTTCAATCCGAAGTACGATAAGTTGCTGGAAGCTGTTAAGGATGCTACAAATACTGGAATCCGAGAGGCGGGAATTGACGTGAG GCTCTGCGATATCGGTGCTGCTATCCAGGAGGTTATGGAATCTTATGAAATCGAATTGGACGGTAAAACCTATCAAGTGAAAAGTATCCGTAATTTGAACGGTCATTCAATAAGTCCGTATCGTATTCATTCGGGTAAAACAGTCCCGATTGTGAAGGGCGGCGAAACTACACGGATGGAAGAGAACGAGTTTTACGCCATTGAAACGTTCGGATCGACCGGTCGAGGAATGGTGCACGATGATATGGATTGCTCTCATTATATGAAGAATTTCGACGCGCCCTTCGTGCCACTGCGTTTACAATCGTCCAAGCAGCTACTGGGTCTCATCAACAAGAACTTTGGAACGTTGGCTTTCTGCAAGCGGTGGTTAGATCGAGCCGGTGCCACAAAGTACCAAATGGCACTTAAGGATCTTTGCGACAAAGGTGTTGTCGAGGCGTATCCACCGTTGTGTGATGTTAAGGGATGCTACACAGCGCAATACGAGCACACGATCATGTTGCGTCCTTCGTGCAAAGAGATTGTTTCGCGTGGAGATGATTACTGA